One segment of Nocardia farcinica DNA contains the following:
- the fdxA gene encoding ferredoxin, with amino-acid sequence MPYIIAEPCVDVKDKACIEECPVDCIYEGGRMLYIHPDECVDCGACEPVCPVEAIFYEDDTPDQWSGYVNANVDFFDELGSPGGATKVGKVDYDPPFIKELPPMGE; translated from the coding sequence GTGCCGTACATCATCGCTGAACCGTGCGTTGACGTGAAGGACAAGGCATGCATCGAGGAATGCCCCGTGGACTGCATCTACGAGGGTGGCCGCATGCTGTACATCCATCCCGACGAATGCGTGGACTGTGGTGCATGTGAGCCGGTGTGCCCGGTGGAGGCGATCTTCTACGAAGACGACACCCCGGACCAGTGGAGTGGCTACGTGAACGCCAACGTGGACTTCTTCGACGAGCTGGGTTCCCCGGGCGGCGCGACGAAGGTCGGCAAGGTCGACTACGACCCGCCGTTCATCAAGGAACTTCCCCCGATGGGGGAGTGA
- the dapC gene encoding succinyldiaminopimelate transaminase yields MVSRGRVSSLLPDFPWDTIAAVKAKAAAHPGGIVDLSVGTPVDPVAPVIRTALDSVAEVPGYPTTHGTPELRAAAVDALKRRYGVTGVDPAAVLPVIGTKELIAGLPRLLGIGPADLVVIPEIAYPTYEVGALLAGAQILRADGLTRLGPQSPALIYLNSPSNPTGRVLGVEHLRKVVAFARERGAVVASDECYLGLSWDARALSILDPQVCDGDHTGLLAIHSLSKTSNLASYRAGFVAGDPELVAELLEVRKHSGMMVPFPIQAAMTAALADDTHEAQQRERYRVRREQLRAALTAAGFRIDHSEAGLYLWSTRGENARTTLDWLAERGILAAPGDFYGPASGEHVRIALTATDERIAAAVARLTTN; encoded by the coding sequence GTGGTATCGCGTGGCCGGGTCAGCAGTCTGCTACCCGATTTTCCGTGGGACACCATCGCCGCGGTGAAGGCGAAGGCGGCGGCCCACCCCGGCGGGATCGTCGATCTGTCGGTGGGCACGCCGGTCGACCCGGTCGCCCCGGTGATCCGCACGGCGCTCGACTCCGTCGCGGAGGTGCCAGGGTACCCGACCACCCACGGCACCCCCGAACTGCGCGCCGCCGCGGTGGACGCGCTCAAACGGCGCTACGGCGTGACCGGCGTGGACCCGGCGGCGGTGCTGCCGGTCATCGGCACCAAGGAGCTGATCGCCGGGCTGCCGCGGCTGCTCGGCATCGGCCCGGCCGACCTGGTGGTCATCCCGGAGATCGCCTACCCGACCTACGAGGTGGGCGCGCTGCTGGCGGGCGCGCAGATCCTGCGCGCGGACGGACTGACCCGGCTCGGGCCGCAGTCGCCCGCACTGATCTACCTCAACTCCCCGTCGAACCCGACCGGGCGCGTGCTGGGTGTCGAGCATCTGCGCAAGGTGGTGGCCTTCGCCCGCGAGCGCGGCGCCGTCGTCGCCTCCGACGAGTGCTACCTCGGCCTGTCCTGGGACGCGCGCGCCCTGTCGATCCTGGATCCGCAGGTGTGCGACGGCGATCACACCGGCCTGCTCGCGATCCATTCGCTGTCGAAGACCTCCAACCTGGCCAGCTACCGTGCCGGGTTCGTCGCCGGTGATCCGGAACTGGTGGCCGAGCTGCTCGAGGTGCGCAAGCACTCCGGCATGATGGTGCCCTTCCCGATCCAGGCCGCGATGACCGCCGCGCTGGCCGACGACACTCACGAGGCCCAGCAGCGCGAGCGTTACCGGGTGCGCCGCGAGCAGCTGCGCGCCGCGCTGACCGCCGCCGGTTTCCGCATCGACCACTCCGAGGCGGGCCTGTACCTGTGGTCCACCCGCGGCGAGAACGCCCGCACCACGCTGGACTGGCTCGCCGAGCGCGGCATCCTCGCCGCCCCCGGCGACTTCTACGGCCCGGCCTCCGGCGAGCACGTGCGCATCGCCCTCACCGCCACCGACGAACGGATCGCCGCCGCGGTCGCCCGCCTGACCACGAACTGA
- the pruA gene encoding L-glutamate gamma-semialdehyde dehydrogenase, with amino-acid sequence MDAVTVVPTPANEPVHSYAPGSPERERLLARLSEISAETLDVPLVVGGKHRPGIGERHDIRAPHRHDLVLGTYTDTTHSEAQAAIDAALAAAPDWRSLPFDDRAAVFLRAADLLAGPWRETLAAATMLGQSKSVAQAEIDAPCELVDFWRFNVAFAREILAKQPQSSPGVWNRMEYRPLEGFVYAITPFNFTAIAGNLPTAPALMGNTVVWKPSPTQTLSAYYTMRLLEAAGLPPGVINMVTGDGVQLSEIALADPRLAGIHFTGSTATFQYLWQEVGANIGRYHGYPRLVGETGGKDFVLAHPSADPAALSTALIRGAYEYQGQKCSAASRAYIARSVWREMGEQFLATVEELRYGDVADLSNFGGALIDRRAYDKNVAAIERARSAGVTVAVGGTYDDTDGWFVRPTVLVCDDPADESFRTEYFGPILSVHVYDDGEPGAYSAILAEVESAAPYALTGAVFAQDRKAIEQACTALRFAAGNFYINDKPTGAVVGQQPFGGARASGTDDKAGSPLNLLRWVAPRTVKETFAPPTDHRYPHMRT; translated from the coding sequence ATGGACGCTGTCACAGTTGTCCCTACGCCCGCCAACGAGCCGGTGCATTCCTACGCTCCCGGGAGTCCGGAGCGGGAGCGGTTGCTGGCGCGGCTGTCGGAGATCTCCGCCGAAACCCTCGATGTGCCCCTGGTGGTGGGCGGCAAGCATCGGCCGGGGATCGGGGAGCGGCACGACATCCGCGCGCCGCACCGGCACGACCTGGTGCTGGGGACCTACACCGATACCACCCACTCCGAAGCCCAAGCCGCCATCGATGCGGCGCTCGCGGCGGCCCCGGACTGGCGGTCGCTGCCCTTCGACGACCGCGCGGCGGTGTTCCTGCGCGCGGCCGACCTGCTGGCCGGGCCGTGGCGGGAGACGCTGGCCGCGGCGACCATGCTCGGCCAGTCCAAATCGGTCGCGCAGGCCGAGATCGACGCGCCGTGCGAGCTGGTCGATTTCTGGCGGTTCAACGTCGCCTTCGCCCGCGAGATCCTGGCCAAGCAACCGCAGTCCTCGCCCGGGGTGTGGAACCGGATGGAGTACCGGCCGCTGGAAGGGTTCGTGTACGCGATCACGCCGTTCAACTTCACCGCCATCGCGGGCAACCTGCCGACCGCGCCCGCGCTGATGGGCAACACCGTGGTGTGGAAGCCCTCGCCCACCCAGACCCTGTCGGCCTACTACACGATGCGCCTGCTCGAGGCCGCAGGCCTGCCGCCGGGCGTGATCAACATGGTCACCGGCGACGGGGTGCAGCTCTCGGAGATCGCGCTGGCCGATCCACGGCTGGCCGGCATCCACTTCACCGGCTCCACCGCGACCTTCCAGTACCTGTGGCAGGAAGTGGGCGCGAACATCGGCCGCTACCACGGCTATCCGCGGCTGGTGGGGGAGACCGGCGGGAAGGACTTCGTTCTCGCGCACCCCTCGGCCGACCCGGCGGCGCTGAGCACGGCGCTGATCCGCGGCGCCTACGAGTACCAGGGCCAGAAGTGTTCGGCCGCCTCCCGCGCCTACATCGCCCGTTCGGTGTGGCGGGAGATGGGGGAGCAGTTTCTGGCCACCGTGGAGGAGTTGCGTTACGGCGATGTCGCGGACCTGTCGAATTTCGGTGGGGCGCTGATCGATCGGCGGGCCTACGACAAGAACGTGGCCGCGATCGAGCGGGCCAGGTCGGCGGGGGTGACCGTCGCCGTCGGCGGCACCTACGACGACACCGACGGCTGGTTCGTGCGGCCCACGGTGCTCGTCTGCGACGACCCGGCCGACGAATCGTTCCGCACCGAGTACTTCGGCCCGATCCTGTCGGTGCACGTCTACGACGACGGCGAGCCCGGCGCCTATTCCGCGATCCTCGCCGAGGTGGAGTCGGCCGCGCCCTACGCGCTCACCGGCGCGGTGTTCGCCCAGGACCGCAAGGCCATCGAACAGGCGTGCACCGCACTGCGTTTCGCGGCGGGCAATTTCTACATCAACGACAAGCCCACCGGCGCGGTGGTCGGCCAGCAGCCCTTCGGCGGCGCCCGGGCCTCGGGCACCGACGACAAGGCGGGCTCACCGTTGAACCTGCTGCGCTGGGTGGCGCCGCGCACCGTCAAGGAGACGTTCGCACCGCCCACCGACCACCGCTACCCGCACATGCGGACCTAG